Part of the Leptolyngbya boryana PCC 6306 genome is shown below.
TTTTGCAGCACTTCTTTCAGAGGATTGGAACGAATTCCTTATATAACGACATCAAACTTCAAGTTTTTTCATCCTACTTTCATCGCACTGTGAAAAATTAGTTAAGTGAGGCTGCTTTTCCTTTGACCTTATCTGAGCGAGGACTCTCCATGAAATCGATTCGCCGTTCTAAATCCGTATTGTCGAGCGTAATTTTCAGCTTGCTCCTGGCAACGACACCCACAATGGTTCTAGCAGGTCCAGGACATGATCACGGCGCTGGTAGCTTCAAAGAAGACGCAACTCAGACGGGCGGAGCCGTGAAGGTGGATGGCGAAACGGCGAAGCGAATGGGATTAAAAGTAGAGCCAGTCACTCGTCAGCGATTACCGTTTGGCGTGCAAACGACTGGACAAATCGAGACATTGCCGAACAAGCGGGTTCAGGTGACAAATCCGACCGGGGGAACCGTGATTCGGATGTTCGCTCAGCCTGGAGACAAGGTACAAGCGGGACAAGCGATCGCACTCATTTCGAGTCCTGATTTAGCAACGTTGCGAACCGAAGCTCAGGACCGCAGAACTTCAGCCGTTGGGAGTGTGCAGCAAGCAGAGGCTGATCTGAGACTGGCGCAAAAGAATCTCGATCGACAAAGAGCGATCGCAGAAAAAGAAATTCAACAAGCCAGATCTTCGCTAGACTTTGCGCGAGAAAGTTACACCAAAGACCAAGAACTCGCGAAACAAGGTGCATTGCCGCAACGAAACGCGCGCGAATCTCAAACGAAATTGACGCAAGCACAGGCAGAATATTCGAGAGCCGAAAGTCGATTAGAGGTTTCAGAAGCACAAGCACAGTTAGAACGCGCTCAAGCAGCATTGGAAACAGCACGATCGCAAGTTGAACTGAGTGGTCAAACCTACGAGACTCGCTTACGTCAACTTGGTGCAAATGCGAATCCTGACGGCACGATTACGGTTACGGCTCCAATTTCAGGAACAGTTGCCAGTCGCGAAACGACACCTGGAGAATCCGCTCAAGACGCGGGGAAAGTCTTGATGACGATCGTGGATAGTCAAGCAGTGATGGCGAGTGCCAATGTCTACGAGAAGGACTTAGAGAAAATCTCCGAAGGTCAGCAGGTGCGGGTCACAGTAGCAAGTTTGCCGAACAAATCATTTACCGGACGGATCAAAACCATCGGCTCAACGGTTGAGGGTGAAACTCGTGTCGTCCCAGTTCGAGCAGAACTCGATAACTCCAGTGGAATGCTCAAGCCTGGAATGTTTGCTCAGATCGAAGTATTAACCGACAAAACTCCAGTTGCAGTGTTAGCGGTTCCCCGTTCTGCGATCGTCGAAGTCAACAAGAAAAACATGGTTTATGTTCAAAACGGCAATGACTTCAAAGCCGTTGATGTTGAGCTAGGACGAACCTCCGGCGATTGGGTCGAAATTACTAAAGGATTGTTTGACGGTGATATGGTTGTGACCCAACGAGCGAATCAGCTTCAAGCTCAATCGCTTCGGGGTGGCGGCGAAGCAGAAGGCGGACATAGCGACGAGAAAGCTCCTGAAACAACCAATTCTGCACTGCCGATTCCAGGTTGGGCAATGGCAGCAGGCGGCGGAGCCATTATGCTTGGAACCTTTTTGGGTGGAATGTATGTTGCAAGACGACGAATGCAGTCTATGATCGCTCAAACGCAACTTGCCAATACTCACGGCTGGGAGCATCCACAAATTATCGATGGAGAAGGTGGACATCCTGTGATTCCATTCAGAAAAATTGTTCACGATTCCGACGACAAGAATCAGCGAGAAGAAGCTTAATCCTTCATCCCTAACCCTTCAAAGATAGTCCTGATATGTTAAATGCCATTGTCAAATGGGCGATCGCACAGCGCTGGCTC
Proteins encoded:
- a CDS encoding efflux RND transporter periplasmic adaptor subunit, with the translated sequence MKSIRRSKSVLSSVIFSLLLATTPTMVLAGPGHDHGAGSFKEDATQTGGAVKVDGETAKRMGLKVEPVTRQRLPFGVQTTGQIETLPNKRVQVTNPTGGTVIRMFAQPGDKVQAGQAIALISSPDLATLRTEAQDRRTSAVGSVQQAEADLRLAQKNLDRQRAIAEKEIQQARSSLDFARESYTKDQELAKQGALPQRNARESQTKLTQAQAEYSRAESRLEVSEAQAQLERAQAALETARSQVELSGQTYETRLRQLGANANPDGTITVTAPISGTVASRETTPGESAQDAGKVLMTIVDSQAVMASANVYEKDLEKISEGQQVRVTVASLPNKSFTGRIKTIGSTVEGETRVVPVRAELDNSSGMLKPGMFAQIEVLTDKTPVAVLAVPRSAIVEVNKKNMVYVQNGNDFKAVDVELGRTSGDWVEITKGLFDGDMVVTQRANQLQAQSLRGGGEAEGGHSDEKAPETTNSALPIPGWAMAAGGGAIMLGTFLGGMYVARRRMQSMIAQTQLANTHGWEHPQIIDGEGGHPVIPFRKIVHDSDDKNQREEA